In Zingiber officinale cultivar Zhangliang chromosome 9B, Zo_v1.1, whole genome shotgun sequence, the genomic window AATATCAAAAATAAAAGCCTGTTACATGCCCGTTTACAGCTCACAGAGAAGGACAATATTTTAACCTTCCTTTCTATACATTCAATTATCTGTCATCAGGTTCAATAATATGAATTACCTGCCTCAGGTACACCAGAACCTCTGCATTATAATAGTTTGACAATGAAAAAAAGACCGATGCTTTTGACACTTAACAATTTAATAGATACAAATTCTCTGTTGTACTTATGCAGCAAGCAAAATAGAAATTCTTAATTAACAATTTTATGAAAAAGATCAACCTGAGCAAAACAATGGAAAGATGGACACCTAATACTCACAACTATGCTTCCCAAGAGTTGTGTCATGAATCTGCAAATTCTTTAATTCGTAGGTACCAGCAATTATGTCCATTATAAGACCGGCGAGTTGAGACATCAAAGCAATCGGATCAATACCAGAATCCAGCAATTCTCTAGACCTTTTAACAGTTTCAGCATTGTTGGATGACATAGCTATCTCCAGGAGATCAAGCAACTTATCATCAGAAACAACTCCAACCTGGAAGTTCCCAAATAAGAGAGAGCTAGTGAATAAAAGAAATTTGTCCTTATACAAGTAAATATTGCTTGGGCTGTCTGGTTTCTTTCTAATATCAAACATGATAACGATCTAGTTcttaaaaaaattgagaaaagtgTTAAGAAAACAACTTGAGcaacaaaaaatatttgattgCTTGAGAATTTACAGTTCCTTTTTAAATGTTTCATGCAAAGTTATGATCAATATATAATCAGATTATTGAATATTGTCGGACCGTGATTATGACTACTCTTGAAACTTTGTTCATCTAAAAAAATTTCAGATGCTTATACACTGCTTTAGGTTTGTTTACATCTCAGAAAATGTTAGTATCAAACTCAAAGTTTTCAGGATGGAAAAATAATAAAGCTGCATCTAGATCATTGATAATCTTATCTACATAAATTTTGTCATTGCCCATCACCTAACTTCATTATAAAATAGCTACAACATGTTGATTTTGAAAGAGATAGTCAAATATTTAACTGTCAAACAAGTACAAGACCAGCAAGCTGTTATACATCCTGCATCTCTAGCATTGATTCTAGAGTTATAGATAAACTAGAAGCAAACTCACAAAATCATTTACAAGAGTAGTTGTTATTGTTTTTCCCAGCAAGCTCAGTTGATCTAGCATTGATTCTGCATCTCTTGGTGAACCATCTGAATTCAAAGCAATTAAATTTATAGCCTCCAGTTCAACATCAAGATTCTCTTGTTCAGAAATGTTTCTTAATCTGCAGGCAATGTCAACATCTTTGACCTTAGAGAAGCTGTATTTTTGACAACGCGTTATAATTGAGTGAGGCAAGTTCATCATGTCAATTGTGCAAAATATGAAGACAACACGAGGCAAATCTTCTTCAAGATACTTAGTAAACGACGACCAAACCTTTTGAGATATCATGTGGCAATCATCAATAACAAAGATCCTATACCGAGAAGTTGGTTTAGACAGTGAGAGATGTTTTAACAAATATCTAAGCTTATCCAACTTTTTCTTACTCGTGGCATTCACTTCATGCATGGTTGTTCTGCTTCTGCTGGAAAAAGCAGTGCATTCCCAACATAACCAACATGGTTTCTTGTCCTCATTAGACAAACAATTCAAGGCCGCTGCaaatattcttgcaacagaagTTTTTCCTGTTCCACGAGGACCCTGAAACAGATAGGCAGGAGCTATTCTCCCCCACAAGATGGCATTGCTAAGAGAGTGAACAACAATGTTTTGACCTATAATTTCATCAAAGGATCTTGGCTGGTACTTATGGATTATATCTCTTTTGTCCTCAAGCTCCAAGTCATATTCTCCAAGTCTGGCTACTTCCAATGTATCTTGGCTTTTACAGCTAGACCATCTCATTCCATTTAATCGGCTTACTGCCTCTAAATCAAGTTCTCCAAGGTTAGTTGATAACTCATCACTGGCTGTATCTAAGCAGGAACTTCCATCATTACAGCTATTAGTCAACAAAGGCAAACCTTGAGAAACTTTAGAGGTATGCTTTGGCTTAGAATGACCAGAGGATCTCTTCCTTCCACATAGAATGATACTCCCTTTCCTTTTTATAGTGTCTGACAGTGAAGGAGAATTAAGGCCTCCAATTCCTCTATATTTAGTTCTCTTTGACCAGTAGCAACTCATTCCACAACCTTGATTATTAGGTAAATCTGGACGGTCCAATTCATCCCCCTCACAAGAAGTTGCTGTACCATCACATGAATCAACAACACTGGGGTTATGAACCCCAAATTTGTAGTAGGAGTTAGTTGATGCTGGAGTGCAAGATGATGATTCTTGCTTTTGCATCATTCTGAAGATTTTGGAGGAATATGACAAATTGCTAAATCCAGAATCACTTAATAATGGTGAAGCTGAGAGGGAACACTGAACTTTCCATTGGGATAGCTCATGCTTCAACTGTGGTAAATCTTCAGCATTGCAGTTTTCAGCATCATCAGATTGTTCAGCAGAGTTAACAAATGCCAAAGGGTTAGATTCCATATCAAGTAACATTGAGATTGGTCCTTGATTATTCATACCTTTCCTTGCTTTGGAACTTTTTCTTGAAGTTCTATCAGTTTTCCTGTATAAAGCATCTAAATTTGTGCCAGTGACTTTATATATACTTCCAAGACATTCAGGATATGCATGACTATTAGAATCCAGAACATGATGATTTCTTAGATTATCTTCAGAAGATTCCCTGACTGATAGCTGTTTATCTTCAACTGATTTTGTCCCATTATCAATAGATCTGGTAGATCGGTGCTTCC contains:
- the LOC122024261 gene encoding protein STICHEL-like; this translates as MVETCVGPSELHLKKELTALQKARFLRDPETCSSWKSPASSKSLIAISNINSKNQIIGDLAGKTNVSHAILDKGEAKSNKIYLYNWKHRSTRSIDNGTKSVEDKQLSVRESSEDNLRNHHVLDSNSHAYPECLGSIYKVTGTNLDALYRKTDRTSRKSSKARKGMNNQGPISMLLDMESNPLAFVNSAEQSDDAENCNAEDLPQLKHELSQWKVQCSLSASPLLSDSGFSNLSYSSKIFRMMQKQESSSCTPASTNSYYKFGVHNPSVVDSCDGTATSCEGDELDRPDLPNNQGCGMSCYWSKRTKYRGIGGLNSPSLSDTIKRKGSIILCGRKRSSGHSKPKHTSKVSQGLPLLTNSCNDGSSCLDTASDELSTNLGELDLEAVSRLNGMRWSSCKSQDTLEVARLGEYDLELEDKRDIIHKYQPRSFDEIIGQNIVVHSLSNAILWGRIAPAYLFQGPRGTGKTSVARIFAAALNCLSNEDKKPCWLCWECTAFSSRSRTTMHEVNATSKKKLDKLRYLLKHLSLSKPTSRYRIFVIDDCHMISQKVWSSFTKYLEEDLPRVVFIFCTIDMMNLPHSIITRCQKYSFSKVKDVDIACRLRNISEQENLDVELEAINLIALNSDGSPRDAESMLDQLSLLGKTITTTLVNDFVGVVSDDKLLDLLEIAMSSNNAETVKRSRELLDSGIDPIALMSQLAGLIMDIIAGTYELKNLQIHDTTLGKHSLTEAELDRLKQALKIVSDAERQLRCSSERSTWFTAALLRLGESQCLENTQSSNNNKQNTDMVYNTRFCQGRRSLGDAIIDTRLANEATCVKLCAHANSDDLDMTWRRCIDQCHSNTLKQLLYGNGRLISITDNEGTLIVLITFEDDKIKTRAERFLSSITNSFEMVLKQNVEVRLSLLPKNNVEGTEASSESSAGNLLQREGSNKVELKTVSGLSEKDKLKRTSNLPVNSVNHSEKLQSAEKPEKPEAIGDNQVPSIPMPLAEVKGESTHQCQKATSDEQRLESVWIQAADNYTPEFLGHSKPEKNQILPQNGAISQANIQSLMALDAASRSRIDELNHEINCLKVCDAEDSHKEQAGAANPHVVSPSLLHKENQGYEPGPGCNGLLCWRTRKSNGRRVKQGVLIGSKKTGGQLSLLGQCSKLNSFSQIETYCR